One Methylosarcina fibrata AML-C10 DNA segment encodes these proteins:
- a CDS encoding glycoside hydrolase family 5 protein, whose protein sequence is MSSIFDNKFGKKLRGVNLGGWLVLEKWMTPSLFEGLQAKDETSWCVELGDRADPILKRHWDSFITRDDFAWLAGVGINAVRIPVGHWLFGPDYPYHSAYGALSHPYVDGGVHILDRAFDWAEEFGQHVVLDLHAAPGCQNGFDNGGIQDVCEWHTREEYLQHSLNVLERLAERYRSRPSLHAIEVLNEPRWDIDTSLLKRYTIDGYRRIRKHCRADDVAVVFHDGFRSFREYLGFLQEPEYRNAVFDIHRYQCFEMADIDADIYRHIEKSAIDWKNEADAIITELGLWTYVGEWSLGLNPKVVSLWLEGTFNYALDHMDAFQTDVAYRAYASAQLATFEKYLGWFFWSYKTESAPEWCFRDCVNRGWLPARFQ, encoded by the coding sequence ATGAGCTCCATTTTCGACAACAAATTCGGCAAAAAACTCAGAGGCGTCAATCTCGGCGGCTGGCTGGTCCTGGAAAAATGGATGACGCCCAGCCTGTTCGAAGGCCTTCAGGCAAAGGATGAAACGTCCTGGTGCGTCGAGCTCGGCGACCGGGCGGATCCCATTTTGAAACGGCACTGGGATTCCTTCATTACCCGGGACGATTTTGCCTGGCTGGCCGGCGTCGGCATCAATGCGGTGCGCATCCCGGTCGGACACTGGCTGTTCGGGCCGGATTATCCTTACCACAGCGCTTACGGCGCCCTAAGCCATCCGTACGTCGACGGCGGCGTCCATATTCTGGACCGGGCTTTCGACTGGGCGGAGGAGTTCGGGCAGCACGTCGTCCTGGATCTCCATGCCGCGCCCGGCTGCCAAAACGGGTTCGACAACGGCGGCATCCAGGACGTCTGCGAGTGGCATACGCGCGAGGAATATCTCCAGCATTCCCTGAATGTCCTGGAACGGCTGGCCGAACGCTACCGAAGCCGCCCTTCGCTGCATGCCATCGAAGTGCTGAACGAGCCTCGCTGGGACATCGACACCTCTTTATTGAAACGCTACACGATCGACGGCTACCGGCGCATCCGCAAACATTGCCGCGCGGACGACGTCGCCGTCGTTTTTCACGACGGCTTCCGCTCGTTCCGGGAATATTTGGGCTTTCTGCAGGAGCCTGAATACCGCAACGCCGTATTCGACATTCACCGCTACCAATGCTTCGAGATGGCCGACATCGACGCCGATATTTACCGCCATATCGAGAAATCGGCGATCGACTGGAAAAACGAAGCCGACGCCATCATTACCGAACTGGGCCTTTGGACGTACGTCGGCGAATGGAGCCTGGGCCTCAACCCGAAAGTCGTTTCCCTCTGGCTGGAAGGCACGTTCAACTATGCGCTGGATCATATGGACGCGTTTCAAACCGATGTCGCTTACCGCGCTTACGCGTCCGCTCAGTTGGCGACTTTCGAAAAATATCTGGGCTGGTTTTTCTGGAGCTATAAAACCGAGTCGGCGCCGGAATGGTGCTTTCGCGACTGCGTGAACAGAGGCTGGCTGCCGGCTCGGTTCCAGTAG
- a CDS encoding LemA family protein: MYHILIIPFLAALLSGCGYNTLQSTDENIKASWSEVLNQYQRRADLVPNLVNVVKGYAAHEKDVLTQVTEARARVGSLQATPELVDDEEAFHKFIAAQGQMTGAISRLLAVAENYPQLKADSLFRDLQAQLEGTENRITVARNRYIDAVKEYNVTVRSFPTNLTAMLFGFKTKPSFTVEDEKAIATPPKVDFGAPAPTASPGQ; this comes from the coding sequence ATGTATCACATTCTGATTATTCCATTCCTGGCGGCCCTCTTGTCCGGATGCGGATACAACACGCTGCAATCGACCGACGAGAACATCAAGGCCTCCTGGAGCGAAGTGCTGAACCAGTACCAGCGCCGGGCCGATCTGGTGCCGAATCTGGTCAATGTGGTCAAGGGCTATGCGGCCCATGAAAAGGACGTATTGACGCAAGTGACCGAGGCCCGCGCCCGGGTCGGCTCCCTGCAGGCAACGCCCGAACTGGTCGACGATGAGGAAGCCTTTCACAAATTCATCGCCGCGCAGGGACAAATGACCGGCGCGATTTCCCGCCTGCTGGCAGTGGCTGAAAATTACCCGCAACTGAAGGCCGATAGCCTGTTCCGGGATTTGCAGGCGCAACTCGAAGGCACCGAAAACCGTATTACGGTCGCCCGCAATCGCTACATCGATGCCGTCAAGGAATACAACGTCACCGTGCGCTCCTTCCCCACCAATCTGACGGCGATGCTGTTCGGCTTCAAGACCAAGCCCAGTTTTACCGTCGAGGATGAAAAAGCGATCGCCACGCCGCCTAAAGTCGATTTCGGCGCTCCGGCCCCTACGGCCTCTCCCGGACAATAA
- a CDS encoding TPM domain-containing protein, giving the protein MIRFARALLGVVLLACVAPVWPQIAVPDLSRRVTDLTATLSPTQMEALERKLAAFEAEKGSQIAVLLVPTTLSEDLAQFGIRVAEAWKIGRQNVDDGVILIVAKNDRKLRLEVGYGLEGVIPDAVAKRIIEETITPYFKRGDFAGGIDAGVNQLMQLIRGEALPPPEPQPDYAENENSFMFILVAGLFTGFILSALMGRFMGGLLAGLGSGAVAAVFLGVGFAIVLGLMVFILILGGFTHRGGGGWSSGGYRSSGGGSSWGGGGGGFGGGGASGSW; this is encoded by the coding sequence ATGATCCGTTTCGCCCGCGCGCTGCTAGGGGTTGTTCTACTGGCTTGTGTTGCGCCGGTCTGGCCTCAGATCGCCGTCCCCGATTTGTCCCGCCGCGTTACCGACCTTACCGCCACCCTGTCGCCGACGCAAATGGAGGCGCTGGAACGAAAGCTGGCGGCGTTCGAGGCCGAAAAGGGAAGCCAGATCGCCGTATTACTGGTTCCCACCACGCTCTCCGAAGACCTCGCTCAATTCGGCATCCGGGTCGCCGAAGCCTGGAAAATCGGCCGGCAAAACGTCGACGACGGGGTGATCCTGATCGTCGCCAAAAACGACCGGAAACTGCGGCTCGAAGTCGGTTACGGACTGGAAGGCGTCATTCCCGACGCCGTCGCCAAACGCATCATCGAGGAAACGATCACGCCTTATTTCAAGCGCGGCGATTTCGCCGGAGGCATCGACGCCGGCGTGAATCAGTTGATGCAATTGATCCGCGGAGAAGCCTTGCCTCCGCCGGAACCGCAACCGGACTATGCGGAGAACGAAAATTCGTTCATGTTCATTCTGGTGGCGGGTTTGTTCACAGGATTCATTTTATCGGCACTGATGGGGCGTTTTATGGGCGGCTTGCTGGCCGGGCTCGGCAGCGGCGCGGTCGCGGCCGTCTTTCTGGGCGTCGGCTTCGCCATCGTGCTGGGGCTGATGGTTTTCATATTGATTCTCGGCGGCTTCACGCACCGTGGAGGCGGCGGCTGGTCCAGCGGCGGCTACAGAAGTTCCGGCGGCGGCAGTTCCTGGGGCGGGGGCGGCGGCGGTTTCGGCGGCGGAGGCGCCTCGGGCTCATGGTAA
- a CDS encoding TPM domain-containing protein, with translation MVNLKRWLVHLFTPPWRWRLTFPGELLSEIEKTVKQSERRHRGEIRFAIENTLAPVRIWRGVSARERALEVFSDLQVWDTEENSGVLIYLLLADHEVHIVADRGIARRVAQAEWNSIAEAMQTAFRNGDFRQGSLTGIEQINRLLAGHFPAGEENPNELSDRPVIIRS, from the coding sequence ATGGTAAATTTAAAGCGCTGGCTGGTTCACCTCTTTACGCCGCCCTGGCGATGGCGCCTGACGTTTCCGGGCGAGCTGCTGAGCGAGATTGAAAAAACGGTCAAACAGTCCGAGCGCCGCCACCGCGGCGAGATTCGCTTCGCTATTGAAAATACCCTGGCGCCGGTCAGGATCTGGCGGGGCGTGTCCGCCCGCGAGCGCGCGCTGGAAGTGTTTTCCGATTTACAGGTCTGGGATACCGAAGAAAACAGCGGCGTCTTAATCTATCTGCTGTTGGCGGATCACGAAGTCCATATCGTTGCCGACCGAGGCATCGCCAGACGAGTGGCTCAAGCCGAATGGAATTCGATAGCGGAAGCCATGCAGACCGCCTTCCGCAACGGCGATTTCCGGCAGGGTTCGCTGACGGGCATCGAACAAATAAACCGATTGCTGGCCGGCCACTTTCCCGCCGGAGAAGAAAATCCGAACGAGCTGTCCGACCGGCCGGTCATTATCCGGTCATGA
- a CDS encoding HDOD domain-containing protein codes for MDLRNEEDFLEYVETAVQSNKLKLPTLPQVALNVQQMVSSNRATDAEIAKLISTDPGLSVRLLQVANSPLFRAQAKIDSLQTAITRMGHNKVRTLVNSLVMKQLFKPSSPALDQQFQSVWRHSVHVASVSRALASRCRHLDPDQAMLAGLIHQIGKLPILTLAEKLPELGKDGATLSQHLERLHPAIGKLIMKSWNLPESLCRATWEYLDFQRDPAPEADYVDVVQVAYLETLVSDNPSAKPDLGLVPAFAKLGLDAEIEILEIEAVSEVSDEAERLLM; via the coding sequence ATGGATTTAAGAAACGAAGAAGACTTCCTCGAATACGTCGAGACGGCGGTGCAAAGCAATAAGCTGAAGCTGCCGACTTTGCCCCAGGTGGCCCTCAACGTCCAACAGATGGTTAGCAGCAACCGGGCGACCGATGCCGAAATCGCCAAGCTGATCTCCACCGATCCGGGGCTGTCGGTGCGCCTCTTGCAAGTGGCCAACAGCCCACTGTTCCGCGCCCAGGCGAAAATCGACAGCCTCCAGACCGCCATCACCCGCATGGGCCATAACAAAGTCCGCACCTTGGTGAACAGCCTGGTCATGAAGCAATTGTTCAAGCCGAGTTCGCCGGCCCTGGACCAGCAGTTTCAAAGCGTATGGCGGCACAGCGTCCATGTGGCCTCAGTAAGCCGGGCCCTGGCCAGCCGCTGCCGCCATCTCGATCCCGACCAGGCCATGCTGGCGGGGCTGATCCATCAGATCGGCAAGCTCCCCATCCTCACTCTTGCCGAGAAACTCCCCGAACTCGGTAAGGACGGGGCGACGCTGTCACAGCATCTAGAGCGCCTGCATCCTGCTATCGGCAAGCTCATCATGAAATCCTGGAATCTGCCCGAATCGCTCTGCCGGGCGACCTGGGAATACCTGGACTTTCAGCGCGACCCGGCTCCGGAGGCCGATTACGTGGACGTGGTTCAGGTCGCCTACCTGGAGACCCTGGTGTCCGACAATCCTTCGGCCAAGCCTGACCTGGGCCTGGTGCCGGCCTTCGCCAAGCTCGGGCTGGACGCCGAAATCGAGATCCTGGAGATAGAAGCTGTTTCCGAAGTCAGCGACGAAGCCGAAAGGCTGTTGATGTAG
- a CDS encoding L,D-transpeptidase family protein yields the protein MKIFIRLSFLLFASFAVPNEAGATTYDLPVNGGDSVITEFEDNVPLTRAEQDETLLDVARRFLLGQTEIVRLNPEVDRWHVKKGEIIRLANRRILPDTPHEGITLNISEYRMYYYPPAQPGQPAQVVSYAHGIGRQDWKTPLGKTRITGKIKDPSWHPPESIRREHAANGDPLPPVVPPGPHNPLGAYRLDLGIPGGYLIHGTDIDKIYGIGMQITHGCVRMYPEDIEALYRSVPVGTPVYIVKQPIKVGWLDHVLYIEAHPDLDGETTTWDQRYSSALNLIQKANGGIVPEFDKQALTQALTQLNGNPVALYRRALQQQTAAAVAGSADSGS from the coding sequence ATGAAAATTTTTATACGTCTTTCATTTTTATTATTCGCCTCATTCGCCGTCCCAAACGAAGCCGGAGCCACAACGTATGACCTACCGGTGAACGGCGGCGACAGCGTCATTACCGAGTTCGAAGACAACGTTCCGTTAACGCGGGCCGAACAGGATGAAACCCTGCTGGACGTGGCCAGGCGATTTCTGTTGGGGCAGACCGAAATCGTCAGATTGAATCCCGAAGTGGACCGCTGGCACGTCAAAAAAGGAGAAATCATCCGCCTGGCCAACCGGAGGATTCTGCCGGACACGCCTCACGAAGGCATTACACTGAACATCTCCGAATACAGGATGTATTACTACCCTCCGGCTCAACCCGGCCAGCCCGCGCAAGTCGTCTCCTACGCTCACGGAATCGGCCGGCAGGACTGGAAGACGCCCTTGGGCAAAACCCGGATCACCGGAAAAATAAAAGATCCTTCCTGGCATCCGCCCGAATCGATCCGGCGCGAACACGCCGCCAACGGCGACCCGTTACCGCCCGTCGTGCCGCCCGGCCCTCACAATCCGCTCGGCGCTTACCGGTTGGATCTCGGTATTCCCGGCGGCTATCTGATTCACGGCACCGACATCGACAAGATCTATGGGATCGGCATGCAGATTACGCACGGCTGCGTGCGCATGTATCCTGAAGACATCGAGGCGCTGTACCGTTCGGTTCCGGTCGGCACGCCGGTTTATATCGTGAAGCAGCCGATCAAGGTCGGCTGGCTCGACCATGTCCTCTACATCGAAGCGCATCCGGATCTCGACGGCGAAACGACGACTTGGGACCAGCGTTACAGCAGCGCATTGAATCTGATTCAAAAGGCCAACGGCGGCATCGTGCCCGAGTTCGACAAACAGGCCTTAACGCAGGCGCTTACGCAACTGAACGGAAATCCCGTCGCTCTCTACCGCCGCGCGTTACAGCAGCAAACCGCCGCAGCGGTCGCGGGCAGCGCAGATTCGGGCTCTTAA
- the sufT gene encoding putative Fe-S cluster assembly protein SufT yields MAERESYTLTRDVNMITIPDGMVGILKKGETVTLYQALGNNYTVVTEQGYMVRIAGADADALGMEPHPSDALVSETTSEAVEQNCWEVMKTVYDPEIPVNIVDLGLVYSCEVTPAAEGLNDVHVRMTLTAPGCGMGPVIQSDVEKCIRALPGVAHVNVEVVLDPPWSRDMMSEVAQLQLGLL; encoded by the coding sequence ATGGCAGAACGAGAAAGCTATACATTAACCCGGGACGTCAACATGATCACCATACCGGACGGGATGGTCGGAATCCTGAAAAAAGGCGAGACGGTGACTTTGTACCAGGCTCTGGGCAACAATTATACGGTGGTGACCGAGCAGGGCTACATGGTCCGGATCGCGGGAGCCGATGCCGACGCCCTGGGGATGGAGCCTCACCCATCGGATGCCCTGGTATCCGAAACCACTTCCGAAGCCGTCGAACAAAACTGCTGGGAAGTGATGAAAACCGTTTACGATCCCGAGATTCCGGTCAATATCGTCGATCTGGGCCTGGTGTATTCCTGCGAAGTCACGCCGGCGGCGGAAGGGCTCAACGACGTTCACGTCCGGATGACCTTGACTGCGCCGGGCTGCGGCATGGGGCCGGTCATTCAGAGCGATGTCGAAAAATGCATCCGCGCGCTGCCGGGCGTGGCCCACGTCAACGTCGAGGTCGTGCTCGATCCGCCCTGGTCCCGCGACATGATGTCGGAAGTGGCCCAGTTGCAGTTGGGGCTGCTTTGA
- a CDS encoding SDR family NAD(P)-dependent oxidoreductase: MPLTNQVFLITGAGGGLGGVAALTLARSGAHVILLDKRMAGLEAVYDAIVAERAPEPILYPFDLAGASENDYQELADRIEAKYGSLQGILHSAVEFSSFAPLALTGTKDWGHTLNVNLNGPFLLNRVLLPVLQKSDHASIVVTSDSSARNAPAYFGAYGVSKIALEGMARILAEEWESSGKIRVNILVPGPVDSPLRKRAYPAEDKTRLPSMDSLAPVYLYLFGPQSLGVTGQIVDARTFHL; encoded by the coding sequence ATGCCCTTAACAAACCAAGTGTTCCTGATTACCGGCGCAGGCGGCGGCCTGGGCGGCGTTGCCGCGCTGACGCTGGCCCGCAGCGGCGCTCATGTCATTTTGCTCGACAAACGGATGGCCGGGCTCGAAGCCGTTTACGACGCCATCGTCGCGGAGAGGGCGCCCGAGCCCATCCTGTATCCTTTCGACCTGGCCGGGGCCAGCGAAAACGATTATCAGGAGCTGGCCGACCGGATCGAAGCCAAATACGGCTCGCTGCAGGGCATTCTGCATTCGGCGGTCGAATTCTCGTCCTTTGCGCCCTTGGCCCTGACCGGCACCAAGGATTGGGGGCACACCCTGAACGTCAATCTGAACGGGCCGTTTTTGTTGAACCGAGTCTTGCTGCCGGTGCTGCAAAAGAGCGATCACGCCTCGATCGTGGTCACTTCCGATTCTTCGGCCCGGAACGCGCCTGCGTATTTCGGGGCGTACGGAGTCTCGAAGATCGCGCTGGAAGGCATGGCCAGGATACTGGCCGAAGAATGGGAATCATCGGGCAAAATCCGGGTCAATATTCTAGTGCCGGGGCCGGTCGATTCTCCGCTGAGAAAAAGGGCGTATCCGGCGGAAGATAAAACCAGGCTGCCGTCGATGGATTCCCTGGCGCCCGTTTATTTGTATTTGTTCGGTCCGCAAAGCCTTGGCGTCACCGGACAGATTGTGGATGCCCGAACCTTTCATTTATGA
- a CDS encoding HAD family hydrolase produces MPNPAKLSCVLFDLDGTLVDTAPDLIACLNEALVHYGLPAAAPEKIKPYISHGAKAMIAGSLTAPLDEKTQTRILDFLHDCYQRNIAKQSAFFAGMPETLEAIEALGLKWGIVTNKLARFTKPLTDALNLTGRAACIISGDTAAKPKPYPEPMWAACAKAGVKPEECVYIGDAVHDIAAGKNARMKTLAALYGYLNPDDRPETWGADALIASPRHIFQWIEANQCP; encoded by the coding sequence ATGCCGAACCCTGCTAAATTATCCTGCGTCTTGTTCGATCTGGACGGCACTCTGGTGGATACGGCTCCCGATCTGATCGCCTGCCTGAACGAAGCCTTGGTTCATTACGGCTTGCCTGCCGCCGCGCCGGAAAAGATCAAACCTTATATCTCGCACGGCGCAAAAGCAATGATCGCCGGCAGCCTCACGGCGCCGCTCGACGAAAAAACACAGACGAGGATTCTGGATTTTCTGCACGACTGCTATCAGCGCAACATCGCGAAACAGAGCGCCTTCTTCGCCGGCATGCCGGAAACGCTGGAAGCGATCGAAGCCCTGGGTTTGAAATGGGGCATCGTCACCAATAAACTGGCCCGTTTTACCAAGCCGTTGACCGATGCCCTGAATCTTACCGGCCGGGCCGCCTGCATCATCAGCGGCGACACCGCGGCGAAGCCGAAACCGTATCCCGAGCCGATGTGGGCCGCCTGCGCCAAGGCCGGAGTCAAGCCCGAGGAGTGCGTCTATATCGGCGATGCCGTGCACGACATCGCGGCGGGCAAAAATGCCCGGATGAAAACTCTGGCGGCCCTTTACGGCTATCTGAATCCGGACGACCGTCCGGAAACCTGGGGCGCCGACGCCCTGATCGCATCCCCACGGCACATTTTTCAATGGATAGAGGCCAACCAATGCCCTTAA
- the ubiG gene encoding bifunctional 2-polyprenyl-6-hydroxyphenol methylase/3-demethylubiquinol 3-O-methyltransferase UbiG has product MAATENVHPHEIHKFGSMAERWWDPSGEFKTLHDINPLRIGFIQEYAELAGKRVLDVGCGGGILTEGLAKLGADAMGIDLSQDLIDMAELHGLEAGVNAHYQKISAEELAEQQPAGFDLVTCMEMLEHVPDPGSIIKSCATLVKPGGTVFFSTLNRNPKAYLLAIVAAEHVLRMLPKGTHDYKTFIKPSELSRSARESGLELKGMAGIEYNPVSKRFSLGKDIGVNYLAAYKRPD; this is encoded by the coding sequence ATGGCAGCAACAGAAAACGTGCATCCGCACGAAATCCACAAATTCGGCTCAATGGCGGAACGCTGGTGGGATCCTTCCGGGGAGTTCAAAACCCTGCACGACATCAATCCGCTCCGCATCGGCTTCATTCAGGAATACGCCGAATTGGCCGGCAAGCGCGTTCTGGACGTCGGCTGCGGCGGCGGCATTTTGACCGAAGGCCTGGCGAAACTGGGCGCGGACGCGATGGGCATCGACCTGAGCCAGGATCTGATCGACATGGCCGAACTGCATGGGCTTGAAGCCGGCGTCAACGCGCATTATCAAAAAATCAGCGCCGAAGAACTGGCGGAGCAGCAGCCGGCCGGTTTCGATCTTGTCACCTGCATGGAGATGCTGGAGCATGTTCCCGATCCGGGCTCCATCATCAAGTCCTGCGCGACGCTGGTCAAGCCCGGCGGCACGGTGTTTTTCTCAACCTTGAATCGCAATCCGAAAGCCTATCTGCTGGCGATCGTCGCCGCCGAGCATGTGCTCAGAATGCTGCCGAAAGGCACGCACGACTATAAGACGTTCATCAAGCCTTCGGAGTTGAGCCGGTCGGCCCGTGAGTCCGGACTGGAACTCAAGGGCATGGCCGGCATCGAATACAATCCCGTCAGCAAACGCTTCAGCCTGGGCAAAGACATTGGCGTGAACTATCTTGCCGCCTATAAACGGCCGGACTAG
- a CDS encoding TRZ/ATZ family hydrolase, with translation MQVDTLIHARWIIPVEPESVTYEYYSLAIKNGRIVDCLPSDAARQRYRAAATEHLDSHALLPGLINCHTHAAMTLLRGIADDLQLMDWLQHHIWPIEQKWMSESFVRDGTDLAIAEMIRGGTTCFNDMYFFPEVTAAQAVHHGIRANIGLIVVDFPSVWAKNSAEYIEKGLALHDQFRHEPLITAAFAPHAPYTVADEPLKKIRMFADELDLPVHMHVHETRLEIEQEQAKTGQRPLARLHSLGLVNPSLMAVHMTQLNEDEIRLFAEAGAHVVHCPESNLKLASGFCPVARCLAAGINVALGTDGAASNNDLDMFGEMRTAALLAKAVAGDARAVPAMTALKMATINGARALGLDHEIGSLTVGKAADVIAVDLSHLETQPVYCPLSQIVYAASREQVSDVWVAGRRLLNRRYPTTINNADLTAKVGDWQRRLSVRP, from the coding sequence ATGCAAGTCGATACGCTCATCCATGCCAGATGGATTATACCCGTTGAGCCGGAATCCGTAACCTATGAATACTACTCCCTGGCGATCAAGAACGGACGCATCGTCGATTGTTTGCCCTCCGACGCGGCCAGACAGCGCTACCGGGCGGCCGCGACCGAACATCTGGACAGCCACGCGCTGCTTCCGGGCTTGATCAATTGCCATACTCACGCCGCGATGACCCTGTTGCGGGGCATCGCCGACGATTTGCAACTGATGGACTGGCTGCAGCATCATATCTGGCCGATCGAGCAAAAATGGATGAGCGAGTCCTTCGTCAGGGACGGGACCGATCTGGCGATTGCCGAAATGATTCGGGGGGGAACGACCTGCTTCAACGACATGTACTTCTTTCCGGAAGTCACGGCAGCGCAGGCGGTCCATCACGGCATCCGCGCCAATATCGGCTTGATCGTCGTCGATTTTCCGTCGGTATGGGCGAAGAACAGCGCCGAATACATCGAAAAAGGCCTGGCCCTGCACGACCAGTTTCGCCATGAACCGTTGATCACCGCCGCTTTCGCTCCGCACGCCCCTTATACGGTTGCGGACGAGCCCCTGAAAAAAATCAGGATGTTCGCCGACGAGCTCGATTTGCCGGTCCACATGCATGTGCATGAAACCCGGCTTGAGATCGAACAGGAACAGGCGAAAACCGGGCAAAGGCCGCTGGCGAGGCTGCATTCGCTGGGGCTGGTCAATCCGTCCCTGATGGCGGTCCATATGACGCAGTTGAACGAGGATGAGATCCGCCTGTTTGCCGAGGCCGGAGCGCACGTCGTCCATTGTCCCGAATCGAACCTGAAGCTCGCCAGCGGATTTTGCCCGGTGGCGCGCTGTCTGGCGGCCGGAATCAATGTCGCGCTGGGCACGGACGGGGCCGCCAGCAACAACGACCTCGACATGTTCGGAGAAATGCGCACCGCCGCGCTGCTGGCGAAAGCCGTTGCCGGAGACGCCCGCGCCGTGCCGGCCATGACTGCGTTGAAAATGGCGACGATCAACGGCGCCAGGGCGCTGGGTCTGGATCACGAGATCGGCTCCCTGACCGTCGGCAAGGCCGCCGACGTCATCGCCGTCGACTTGTCCCATCTGGAGACGCAGCCGGTTTATTGCCCTTTGTCGCAGATCGTTTATGCGGCCAGCCGAGAGCAGGTCAGCGATGTCTGGGTGGCCGGCAGGCGCCTCTTGAACCGACGCTATCCGACCACGATCAACAACGCCGATTTAACGGCCAAGGTGGGCGATTGGCAGCGGCGGCTATCGGTTCGGCCTTGA
- the mtnA gene encoding S-methyl-5-thioribose-1-phosphate isomerase — protein MTEQNRPNVQALIWTGDSLKVLDQRQLPDVSVYDEYRDAEGVAEAIATMRVRGAPAIGIAAAYGVVLSCLRHFDENPADWRARVEADSERLAKSRPTAVNLFWALAQMKAVLDQPSDNPLPALRARAEKIHADDIADNRRMGELGADLLQGAAGVLTHCNTGALATGGYGTALGVIRSAYRRNPLAVYAGETRPWLQGARLTIWELSQDGIPATLIADSAAAWLMKSGAVNWVVVGADRIAANGDTANKIGTYALAVLARQHGVKVMVAAPTSTLDPGIESGNDIEIEQRNPNELLPACYTENSLITAWNPVFDVTPAALISAIVTERGVILNPSEHGVRSLLQ, from the coding sequence ATGACTGAACAAAACCGACCAAACGTACAGGCCCTGATCTGGACAGGGGATTCCTTAAAGGTATTGGATCAACGTCAATTGCCCGACGTCAGCGTTTACGACGAATACCGAGACGCGGAAGGCGTCGCGGAAGCCATCGCCACGATGCGGGTGCGCGGAGCGCCGGCCATCGGCATTGCCGCGGCTTACGGCGTGGTATTGTCCTGTCTGCGGCATTTCGATGAAAACCCGGCGGACTGGCGCGCCCGGGTTGAGGCCGATAGCGAGCGCCTGGCCAAATCCCGGCCGACGGCGGTCAATCTGTTTTGGGCGCTGGCGCAGATGAAGGCCGTCCTGGACCAGCCTTCCGATAATCCCTTGCCGGCCTTGCGCGCACGGGCGGAAAAAATTCATGCCGACGACATCGCCGACAACCGAAGAATGGGTGAATTGGGCGCCGATCTGTTGCAAGGGGCGGCCGGCGTGCTGACCCACTGCAATACCGGCGCGCTGGCGACCGGCGGCTACGGCACCGCGCTCGGCGTCATCCGCAGCGCTTATCGAAGAAATCCTTTGGCCGTCTACGCCGGCGAAACCCGACCCTGGCTGCAGGGCGCCCGGCTGACGATCTGGGAATTGTCTCAGGACGGCATTCCGGCGACGCTGATTGCCGACTCGGCGGCCGCCTGGCTGATGAAATCCGGCGCCGTCAACTGGGTCGTGGTCGGTGCGGACCGTATCGCCGCCAACGGCGATACGGCCAACAAGATCGGCACTTATGCGCTGGCCGTGCTGGCCCGGCAGCACGGTGTCAAGGTCATGGTAGCGGCGCCGACTTCGACCCTCGATCCGGGCATCGAGTCCGGCAACGATATCGAGATCGAACAGCGCAATCCGAACGAACTCTTGCCCGCCTGTTATACGGAAAACTCTTTAATAACCGCGTGGAATCCGGTGTTCGACGTAACGCCGGCCGCCCTGATTTCGGCCATCGTCACCGAGCGCGGCGTGATCCTGAACCCATCCGAACACGGCGTGAGATCATTGCTCCAATAA